A stretch of DNA from Synechococcus sp. PROS-9-1:
CGAGGCCAGGTCGCTGCGCCTCAGCTGGCGACTTGCCCCTTTGGCTGCACCTGTGGAGATTGCACGCCAGATTGCTGGTCCCTTCGCCAGTTTTGAATCAGCGGAACGGATTGCGAGGAGCTGGCGTGATCAAGGAGTGGTCGCGCGCGTGGCCCATCCCGGCGACTGGGAGGTGTGGGCACCCATTGATGCTGAGCCGCTCGATGGGGTCTCGGTGCGGACTTGGTTGCGCACGCTGAAAACGGAGATAAAAATCGTCTTGGAGGCCCCCTCGGGTGGACGAACCCTGCAGGGACCGCTGATGCTGGAGTCTCCTAATGGTCTGCTCTGGCAGGGAGGCGTTCTGCGCGGCCCGTTTCGTCTTCAGCCGGACGCCTATGGCAGTTGGACCTTGCTGGAGCAAGTTCCGCTTGAGCGTTATTTAGAGGGGGTGGTTCCCCATGAAATCGGCGCTGGATCTCCTGCGGCGGCACTTGAGGCTCAGGCGGTGTTGGCGCGCACCTGGGCCCTGGCGAATCGCCATCGGTTTGCGATCGATGGCTATCACCTATGTAGTGATACGCAGTGCCAGGTGTACAGCGATCCCCGTCAGGCCAGTGCTGGGGTGCGTCAGGCGATTGCTGCGACGTCCGGACAGGTGTTGGCTTGGAAGGGCGAGCCGATTCACGCTTGGTATCACGCCAGCAACGGTGGGGTGATGGCTGGAGGAGAAGAGGCCTGGGAGATGGACTCCCTTCCTTATGTTCAGGCCCGTGCCGATGGTTCAGCGGCATGGATCAAAGGAATGGCGTTGCCGCTACAGGACGCCTCCTCTGTGCGTGGCTTGCTCGCGCGCGGCGATGCTGCCTATGGCACGAATCACCCTCGTTTTCGTTGGTCGCGCACGTATAGCGCTGCCCAAGTGGCCCAGGCTTTACGTGCTGCTGGTTTGTCTGCTGGTGTCCCAAGTGCCCTCAGAGTGCAGAAGAGGGGAGCGAGTGGCAGGGTGCTGGCCCTCGACATCGAGATGACGGCTGACGGGGAGGCGGTCATGTTGCGGTTGGATGGCATCCGTCGCACCCTGCGTCGCCTGCCCAGCACCTTGTTTGTGATTGAGACACTTGGGCCCGATCGATGGCGTTTTAACGGTGGAGGATTTGGTCATGGAGTGGGCCTCTCGCAAGCCGGTGCCATCGATTTGGCGGCTCGTGGTTGGAGCTTTGAACGGATTCTCAGTCACTACTATCCGGGGACAACATTGACCACGGTCCAGCCGCTTTCAAGCTCTGATACCGGTCAGGCCCCTTAAAGTCCGATGAATTCGAACGGTGAGAGGGTGTTGGCCGCAGGGACAGGCGATCGCCGACGCGGTAAGACAGCCTTGTTTTTGGTGGCTTGCGGTTGCGCTGGAGCAGCACCCCATTGGCTTGATCCCTCCAGGAGTCTCATCCCTTCACTCACGCTTGCGCTCGTGCTCGGTGGGTACTCGCTCAGCACAACGCTGCGAGGCTCTGACGCGAGCGCTATGCCCGCGAACAGCACCCCTGCAAAAGATGGGGATGGGACCTCAAGCCCTGAGGCGTCCTTGGCTGCGGACCCCGCCGTCATCGAGAGCCTTGCCTCTTGGCCCAACGTGGATGTGGTGGTGGCGGCTAGGGATGAAGAGGCCGTCGTGGCACGTTTAATGGAACGCCTGGGAGCGCTTCGCTATCCAGCTGACCAACTCACCACCTGGATCGTTGATGACGGCAGCGAAGACAAAACACCAGATCTGCTCGATGAACTGAAGCCTCAGTACCCCAACCTGAACGTGATTCGCCGGCAGCG
This window harbors:
- a CDS encoding SpoIID/LytB domain-containing protein, which translates into the protein MLNDVAANVVLNPPFGWLKHRVVVPLALVSAIACSCRAQEATLEPAPPAVVTHRSVPLPPKANAAPLWVALDDHLGRGTTAQRSGALLTLNSAGQQSLRLSDRSGTEVAEARSLRLSWRLAPLAAPVEIARQIAGPFASFESAERIARSWRDQGVVARVAHPGDWEVWAPIDAEPLDGVSVRTWLRTLKTEIKIVLEAPSGGRTLQGPLMLESPNGLLWQGGVLRGPFRLQPDAYGSWTLLEQVPLERYLEGVVPHEIGAGSPAAALEAQAVLARTWALANRHRFAIDGYHLCSDTQCQVYSDPRQASAGVRQAIAATSGQVLAWKGEPIHAWYHASNGGVMAGGEEAWEMDSLPYVQARADGSAAWIKGMALPLQDASSVRGLLARGDAAYGTNHPRFRWSRTYSAAQVAQALRAAGLSAGVPSALRVQKRGASGRVLALDIEMTADGEAVMLRLDGIRRTLRRLPSTLFVIETLGPDRWRFNGGGFGHGVGLSQAGAIDLAARGWSFERILSHYYPGTTLTTVQPLSSSDTGQAP